In Paraburkholderia sprentiae WSM5005, a genomic segment contains:
- a CDS encoding DUF58 domain-containing protein, translating to MNGTAEFHYRLPMRAAGARPGSHPGSSFGSGQQFAMHGRLFDYPDPRRLDLRASLRAARDEWLVRVHLQRVAVPVFVIVDVSGSMRFGSRQTKLQVAADFVEALGHSAFRVGDRLGMLAFDSGERDDLFMPARTGRGTGTLLASMLRECASDAADRRTGGEADGQPDGQADRQPGRAAVEGLRRCAIRIAGRQALVFVVSDFHWPLAQLSPVLDMLVHACVVPMVVWDAAEITPPQHASLLAVNDAESGEERRVWLSRGVRERWREGVARRRDELDAGFDARGIRPFYVEGGFDPEAMSRYFLEMTA from the coding sequence ATGAACGGCACCGCGGAATTCCACTACCGTCTGCCGATGCGCGCGGCCGGCGCGCGGCCCGGCTCGCATCCGGGCTCGAGCTTCGGCTCGGGTCAGCAGTTCGCGATGCACGGCCGGCTGTTCGACTATCCGGACCCGCGCCGTCTCGATCTGCGCGCGAGCTTGCGCGCCGCGCGCGATGAGTGGCTCGTGCGCGTGCATTTGCAGCGCGTCGCGGTGCCGGTGTTCGTGATCGTCGACGTGTCGGGCTCGATGCGGTTCGGCAGCCGTCAAACGAAGCTGCAGGTCGCCGCCGATTTCGTCGAGGCGCTCGGCCATAGCGCGTTTCGGGTCGGCGACCGGCTCGGCATGCTGGCCTTCGATAGCGGCGAGCGCGACGATCTGTTCATGCCGGCGCGCACCGGCCGAGGCACCGGCACGCTGCTCGCGAGCATGTTGCGCGAATGCGCGAGTGATGCGGCGGATCGTCGGACGGGTGGTGAGGCCGATGGTCAGCCCGACGGTCAGGCCGACCGTCAGCCCGGGCGCGCGGCGGTCGAGGGCTTGCGGCGTTGCGCGATCCGTATCGCTGGACGCCAGGCGCTCGTGTTCGTCGTGTCCGACTTCCACTGGCCGCTCGCGCAACTGTCGCCGGTACTCGACATGCTGGTGCATGCGTGCGTGGTGCCGATGGTCGTGTGGGACGCGGCCGAGATCACGCCGCCGCAGCACGCGTCGCTGCTCGCCGTCAACGATGCCGAGTCCGGCGAGGAGCGTCGCGTATGGCTCTCCCGAGGCGTGCGCGAACGCTGGCGCGAAGGCGTCGCGCGCCGTCGCGACGAACTCGACGCCGGGTTCGATGCGCGTGGCATCCGGCCGTTTTATGTCGAAGGCGGGTTCGATCCGGAAGCAATGTCGCGCTACTTTCTGGAGATGACGGCGTGA
- a CDS encoding vWA domain-containing protein has translation MTIGLDFAFPWMLVLLPLAALPLLRRRSDTLVFSSVAWLPADELGRVAGWLARGGAALAIAAIVVGLAGPGRSQLQVLRTGSGAQILILMDRSASMDEPMGSKGVESPRGDSKNHVARAALTRFVEQRPNDRLAFMMFGTNPVLAMPFTYDHRVIEAAVAATAIGRGMPDTELDRGMLAAIGQFDGRLSSGRRAIVLVSDGGALLDEPMRRRIESGLRRNQIALYFIYLRSSVFSPDLNARLPVSASSAEAQLHRFFLTLRTPYRLFQAEDPKGMMAAIAEINRQQNATTTFVEHLPRQDLSPYCFALALFCSALLVVLHQLQLRSWA, from the coding sequence ATGACCATCGGCCTCGACTTCGCCTTTCCGTGGATGCTGGTTCTGCTGCCGCTCGCCGCGCTGCCGCTGCTGCGGCGACGCAGCGACACGCTGGTGTTTTCGAGCGTCGCGTGGCTGCCCGCCGACGAACTCGGCCGCGTGGCCGGTTGGCTCGCGCGCGGCGGCGCGGCGCTGGCGATCGCCGCGATCGTCGTCGGGCTGGCGGGGCCGGGGCGCTCGCAGTTGCAGGTGCTGCGCACAGGCAGCGGCGCGCAGATCCTGATCCTGATGGACCGCAGCGCGAGCATGGACGAGCCGATGGGCAGCAAGGGCGTCGAGTCGCCGCGCGGCGACTCCAAGAACCACGTGGCGCGCGCGGCGTTGACGCGCTTCGTCGAGCAGCGGCCGAACGACCGGCTCGCGTTCATGATGTTCGGCACCAACCCCGTGCTGGCGATGCCGTTCACGTACGACCATCGTGTGATCGAGGCCGCGGTCGCGGCCACGGCGATTGGCCGCGGCATGCCGGACACCGAGCTCGATCGCGGCATGCTCGCGGCGATCGGGCAGTTCGACGGGCGCCTGTCGTCGGGGCGCCGCGCGATCGTGCTGGTCTCAGATGGCGGCGCGCTGCTCGACGAACCGATGCGCCGGCGCATCGAGTCGGGGCTGCGACGCAACCAGATCGCGCTGTACTTCATCTACCTGCGCAGCAGCGTCTTCAGTCCCGATCTGAACGCGAGGCTGCCCGTCAGCGCAAGCTCGGCCGAAGCGCAACTGCATCGTTTCTTTCTGACGCTCAGGACGCCCTACCGGTTATTCCAGGCCGAAGACCCGAAGGGGATGATGGCGGCGATCGCGGAGATCAACCGACAGCAGAACGCGACGACCACGTTCGTCGAGCATCTGCCTCGCCAGGACCTGAGTCCGTACTGTTTCGCGCTCGCGTTGTTCTGTTCGGCGCTGCTGGTGGTGCTGCACCAGTTGCAGCTCAGGAGCTGGGCATGA
- a CDS encoding calcium incorporation protein MxaA → MSSGVARRAAMRVLIASLCGAACATASAAAVTALVQEPRAFGYVLGDVLTQRVLLEANGRDVGAVTPPSVGRTGVWLERRPATLETDDHGRKWMVIAYQVVNAPQTLTQITLPALSLTSAAGTQLQVAEWPASIGPLTPQTAFAAGDLQPLRPDRQAPMLDTAGWRRQIAWALGLLLATLLAWACWWWARNRRESARLPFARAWRRMQRLPEAPAAASSEAWVCLHRALNETAGQVVHAGSLSALLARAPYLQPLRAQLERFYHASSERFFRPAPNAFENPGELSLHGLCRALYRAERRHQR, encoded by the coding sequence ATGAGCAGTGGTGTCGCGCGGCGGGCGGCGATGCGCGTGCTGATTGCGTCGCTATGCGGCGCCGCGTGCGCGACGGCCAGTGCCGCCGCGGTGACCGCGCTGGTTCAGGAGCCGCGCGCGTTCGGTTATGTGCTCGGCGATGTGCTGACGCAGCGGGTGTTGCTGGAGGCCAACGGTCGCGACGTGGGCGCCGTCACGCCGCCTTCGGTCGGGCGCACGGGCGTGTGGCTCGAACGCCGGCCCGCGACGCTCGAAACCGACGACCACGGCCGCAAGTGGATGGTGATCGCGTATCAGGTGGTCAACGCGCCGCAGACGCTCACGCAGATCACCTTGCCCGCGTTGAGCCTGACGTCCGCGGCGGGCACGCAACTGCAGGTCGCCGAATGGCCGGCGAGCATCGGACCGTTGACGCCGCAAACGGCGTTCGCCGCGGGGGACTTGCAGCCGCTGCGGCCCGATCGTCAGGCGCCGATGCTGGATACGGCCGGCTGGCGTCGGCAGATCGCATGGGCGCTCGGCCTGCTGCTCGCGACGCTGCTCGCGTGGGCCTGCTGGTGGTGGGCGCGCAACCGGCGCGAATCGGCGCGGCTGCCGTTCGCGCGTGCGTGGCGGCGGATGCAACGGCTGCCGGAGGCGCCCGCCGCCGCATCGAGCGAGGCGTGGGTGTGCCTGCATCGCGCGCTGAACGAAACCGCCGGCCAGGTCGTGCATGCCGGCTCGCTATCCGCGTTGCTCGCGCGCGCGCCGTATCTGCAACCGCTGCGCGCGCAGCTCGAACGTTTCTATCACGCATCGTCCGAGCGCTTTTTCAGGCCCGCGCCGAATGCCTTCGAGAATCCCGGCGAGCTGTCATTGCACGGGCTGTGCCGTGCGTTGTATCGGGCGGAGAGGCGCCATCAGCGATGA
- a CDS encoding AAA family ATPase: protein MVSGEQLQDWRSHAQQIEDEVARVVVGQQQTLRLINVALFARGHVLLEGGVGVGKTTVLRAFARVVGGDFERVEGTIDLMPGDLVYHTYVDADGKPRIEPGPLLRHGEQLTTFFFNEINRARPQVQSLLLRAMAERSVWAFGREHRFPHMTVYADRNKVEKEETFELASAARDRFLFELNMPTPADVDARRSLVFDTMFHDVDGLLAQLTPSIVPWEQLNRIGAAIQQVVQASETIERYVLDIWQATETPLRFGIALDGVDMQQLILAGASPRGMSALLRAARVVAWLAGRTHLIPEDIHEVLLPALGHRVFFTPIYELRRQQLAEALIARIVANVAVPR from the coding sequence GGCTCATCAACGTCGCGCTGTTCGCCCGCGGCCACGTGCTGCTCGAAGGCGGCGTCGGCGTCGGCAAGACGACTGTGTTGCGGGCGTTCGCGCGCGTGGTCGGCGGCGACTTCGAGCGCGTCGAAGGCACGATCGATCTGATGCCGGGCGACCTCGTCTATCACACCTACGTCGATGCCGACGGCAAGCCGCGGATCGAGCCGGGCCCGCTGCTGCGCCACGGCGAGCAACTGACCACCTTCTTCTTCAACGAGATCAATCGCGCGCGCCCGCAGGTGCAATCGCTTTTGCTGCGCGCGATGGCCGAGCGCTCCGTGTGGGCGTTCGGCCGCGAACACCGCTTTCCGCACATGACCGTGTACGCCGACCGCAACAAGGTCGAGAAGGAAGAGACCTTCGAACTCGCGTCGGCGGCGCGCGACCGCTTCCTGTTCGAGCTGAATATGCCGACGCCGGCCGATGTGGACGCGCGGCGCAGCCTCGTGTTCGACACGATGTTCCATGACGTCGACGGCCTGCTGGCGCAACTGACGCCGTCGATCGTGCCGTGGGAACAGTTGAACCGGATCGGCGCCGCCATCCAGCAGGTTGTGCAGGCGAGCGAGACGATCGAGCGCTACGTGCTCGATATCTGGCAGGCGACGGAGACGCCGCTGCGGTTCGGCATCGCGCTCGACGGCGTCGACATGCAGCAGTTGATTCTCGCGGGCGCGAGTCCGCGCGGCATGAGCGCGCTGCTGCGGGCCGCGCGCGTGGTCGCGTGGCTCGCGGGCCGCACGCATCTGATTCCGGAGGACATCCACGAAGTGCTGCTGCCGGCGCTCGGGCATCGCGTGTTCTTCACGCCGATCTACGAGCTGCGCCGCCAGCAATTGGCCGAAGCGCTGATCGCGCGGATCGTCGCGAACGTCGCCGTGCCTCGCTGA
- a CDS encoding vWA domain-containing protein encodes MSRVSRKRGFARWRHALTPLALVALIAAVAMPEVTLPRNTFHYIVTFDITQSMDVEDMVLDGAPVSRLKFAQAAMRDALGRLPCGSKVGWSVFTGQRVLLLMSPVEVCGNYDALLVSLDGIDGRMRWTNWSRIAEGGVYSAVRVAQQVSGGAAIAFVTDGQEAPPVSASRPLMEGINAARIRGWLIGVGGDQPAAIPKTDAGGNRIGFWQADDVIQAPPAPGSGGQAQAHEELSELRGEYLASVAGQTGLDYRRLLNVTSFGDALLDARFARREPVPTDLRWCPALLALLLLVARFMPDAVFAWPRGWPKRIRTIVSLVAPAFNGRPTRVD; translated from the coding sequence ATGAGCCGCGTCTCGCGCAAGCGCGGCTTCGCAAGATGGCGGCACGCGTTGACGCCGCTTGCGCTGGTCGCGTTGATCGCGGCGGTCGCGATGCCGGAGGTCACGTTGCCGCGCAACACGTTCCACTACATCGTGACGTTCGATATCACGCAAAGCATGGACGTCGAGGACATGGTGCTCGACGGCGCCCCGGTCAGCCGGCTCAAATTCGCCCAGGCCGCGATGCGCGACGCGCTCGGGCGCTTGCCGTGCGGCTCGAAGGTAGGTTGGAGCGTCTTCACCGGGCAGCGGGTGCTGCTGCTGATGTCGCCGGTCGAAGTCTGCGGCAACTACGACGCGTTGCTCGTGTCGCTCGACGGCATCGACGGGCGCATGCGCTGGACCAACTGGAGCCGCATTGCCGAGGGCGGCGTCTATTCGGCCGTGCGCGTCGCGCAGCAGGTGAGCGGCGGCGCGGCCATCGCGTTCGTCACCGATGGGCAGGAGGCGCCGCCGGTGTCGGCGTCGCGCCCGCTGATGGAGGGCATCAACGCCGCGCGGATCAGGGGCTGGCTGATCGGCGTGGGCGGCGACCAGCCCGCCGCCATTCCGAAGACCGACGCGGGCGGCAACCGGATCGGCTTCTGGCAGGCCGACGATGTGATCCAGGCCCCGCCTGCGCCAGGCTCCGGTGGGCAGGCGCAAGCGCACGAGGAGTTGTCGGAATTGCGAGGCGAGTATCTGGCGTCGGTGGCGGGGCAGACTGGCCTCGATTATCGGCGCCTGCTGAACGTGACTTCGTTCGGCGATGCGCTGCTCGATGCGCGCTTCGCCCGACGCGAACCGGTGCCGACCGATCTGCGCTGGTGTCCCGCGCTACTCGCGTTGCTGCTGCTGGTCGCGCGCTTCATGCCCGATGCCGTTTTCGCATGGCCGCGCGGCTGGCCAAAGCGCATTCGAACCATCGTTTCGCTCGTTGCGCCGGCATTCAATGGCCGGCCCACGCGGGTCGACTGA